GACGTCATCCACCTGATCATGTTCGTCCTCAGCGGCGCCGTCCTGCTCATCACCGGCATGCTTCGCGAGCACGGGGTGGCGCAGCGGCGGCTCGAGGAGCAGGAGACCATCAGTGAGGCGGAGCGTTCCCGCAGGACGCTGCTGGAGGAGCGGACGCGCATCGCCCGGGAACTGCACGACGTCGTGGCCCACCACATGTCCGTGATCACCGTGCAGGCGGACTCCGCGCCCTACCGGATCCAGGGGCTGCCGGACGCGGCGCGGGAGGAGTTCTCCTCGATCGCGGCGTCCGCACGGGAGTCCCTGACCGAGATGCGGCGGCTGCTGGCGGTGCTGCGCAGCGAGAACGCCGAGGGCGAGCGGGCTCCGCAGCCGGGCATCGACCGGGTGCAGCAGCTGATCGAGGCGACGATACGCACCGGGCTGCCCGTGGAGCTGACGCTGGCCGCGGATGTGGGACCCGTCCCGCAGGCCGTGGACCTGTCGGCGTACCGGATAGTGCAGGAGGCGCTGGCGAACGTGGTGCGGCACGCGCCGGGTGCGCGGACCCGAGTGTCGATCTCCCGGTCCCCGAACCTGGAATGGTTGATCGTGCTGGTGGTCAACGGCCCGCCCACGGAGCCGGTTTCCCCCCTCGAGACGTCCGGCACGGGGCACGGCCTGGTCGGCATGCGGGAGCGCGTACGGTTGACCGGCGGGCGGCTCGACACCGGGCCGCTGCCGGACGGCGGATTCCGGGTGGCGGCACGGCTGCCGCTCGTCGCACCGCTGCCCTGAACGGCCAGAAGGGACCTCCGTGACCATCCGCGTGATCATCGTCGACGACCAGGCCATGGTGCGGGCGGGGTTCGCCGCGCTGCTGTCGGCGCAGCCCGACATCGACGTGGTGGGCGAGGCGCCCGACGGTCGGGCCGGTGTCGCGGTGGGCCGCTCCACACACCCGGACGTGGTGCTCATGGACGTGCGGATGCCGGAGATGGACGGACTCGCCGCGGCGCGCGAACTGCTCAACCCGCCGCCCGGGGTGACGCACCGGCCGAAGGTCCTCATGCTGACCACCTTCGACGTGGACGACTACGTGTACGAGGCGCTGCGCGCCGGCGCCTCCGGCTTCCTGCTGAAGGACGCGCCGCCGGCGGACCTGATCTCCGCGGTACGGGTCGTGGCAGCCGGTGAGGCGCTGCTGGCCCCGTCGGTGACCCGGCGGCTGATCGAGGACTTCGCCGCCCAGCGTCCCGCTCCGCGCAAGGAGCGGTCGGTCAGGCTGAACGGGCTGACGCCGCGGGAGACGGAAGTCCTCGAACTCGTCGCGCGCGGCCTGTCGAACCAGGAGATCGCGGCGCATCTGGTCCTCGCGGAGCAGACGGTGAAGACACACATCGGCCGGGTCCTGGCCAAGCTCGGGCTGCGCGACCGCGCCCAGGCCGTCGTGTTCGCGTACGAGTCGGCGCTCGTCACTCCCGGGGACGCGGCCTAGCGCAGTCGCCCACCGGGGCGCCTCGTCGGGTTCCGACGGGGCGTCCCCTCCTCGCGCCGCCACGTCGGCGACGGCGCCGTACGTCCGACGACGCCGGTCCCACGCGCCGAGGCATGCACGGTTCGCCGCCCCGGCACGCCACGCGCCGGTGGGGCGGGCGCGTCGTAGGACACCCCCTACCCCGGTATGACCGCGCAGTTGGCTCCGCGGAGTGACGATCGACCGGGTGCCGTCTTCCTACCTTCCTCACGTCACACCGACGAGCAGAGGACGAGGGGGCGGCATGCGTCGTTACAAGAGGACCCTGGTGGCCGCGGCACTGGCGACGACCGTCGTCGCCGGGACCGCGGGATGGGCGTCCGGGTCGGCGCAGCAGCCCATGACCGGTCCGCCGCCCGGCATTTCGGCATGGCGGGCCGACACCTCGCTCGGGCGCCCGCTCCCCGATCCGGTGCAGGCCGCGCCGGCGGAGGTGGCCGCGTTCTTCCACGGCCTCGGTGAGGAGGAACGGCAGCGTTTGGTACGACGCCACCCGGGTGTGGTGGGCAATCTCGACGGCGTCCCGCCGACCCTGCGGTACGAGGCCAACGCCCTCTCGGTGAGCCGTGACGCGCGCTACGCGCACCTGGCGGACCGGCGGATACTCTCCTTCGACCCCCGTGGCCGGGGCCTGGTCGCCGAAGTCTTCGGAGACCTGGAGCGCAGCAGCCGCGTCGCGGTCGTGGTCCCCGGCT
This portion of the Streptomyces changanensis genome encodes:
- a CDS encoding response regulator codes for the protein MTIRVIIVDDQAMVRAGFAALLSAQPDIDVVGEAPDGRAGVAVGRSTHPDVVLMDVRMPEMDGLAAARELLNPPPGVTHRPKVLMLTTFDVDDYVYEALRAGASGFLLKDAPPADLISAVRVVAAGEALLAPSVTRRLIEDFAAQRPAPRKERSVRLNGLTPRETEVLELVARGLSNQEIAAHLVLAEQTVKTHIGRVLAKLGLRDRAQAVVFAYESALVTPGDAA
- a CDS encoding sensor histidine kinase, with product MSASTPPPSPPQGPRPAHVGRAAGPPSGGPVSALVRARDFSREVSRALGAALATPTEPGAPLLGQASSRWVRLVPYVVALAFVAALLPVTVVVLINDYDVNGGIAGLLATAQTAPLLMAVSRPLQAWWIVFAADVVAAVATLHAELPPNRPWPWTPMVVVGYLALMLAVGLREQRRTLVGVWLVTGAVGFGFALFTENRGDVIHLIMFVLSGAVLLITGMLREHGVAQRRLEEQETISEAERSRRTLLEERTRIARELHDVVAHHMSVITVQADSAPYRIQGLPDAAREEFSSIAASARESLTEMRRLLAVLRSENAEGERAPQPGIDRVQQLIEATIRTGLPVELTLAADVGPVPQAVDLSAYRIVQEALANVVRHAPGARTRVSISRSPNLEWLIVLVVNGPPTEPVSPLETSGTGHGLVGMRERVRLTGGRLDTGPLPDGGFRVAARLPLVAPLP